GACAAATATTTATTGCATTTTTCTCTTTTAATATTAATTTGATGAATTTGTTCTGCAATGATTGCAAAAGGCTTGCCACATAAAGAAATCATAATTTGAAGAACAACAGGTAAGTATCACTGAGTAATGGCAATAATGCTAATAGTTGGTTACTTTGCAATCATTATTTATAATATTTTTACAAAAAAATCTCAATTGCCAATATTAAGAATGCTTTTCATTGGCATTATTGTTCAATTTGCTTGGGAATTTGCACTTTTAATTAATGGAATTAGAAAACCGCAATGAGGTCCAATTTTAATAGATTCACTAATTGAAACTAATCTTGGTATTCCATATATTTACCTAATTTACAAGTTTATCTCTTCAAAAATAAATGATGATTTAACAAGGGTTAAAAAAGTTTAAAATCAGCCATAAAGACTGATTTTTTATTGATTTTGGGAAAAATCACTAATGTTTAAAAAAAATATAGTTTCAATGGTCTATAGTTTATAATTTAAAACTATGGAACAAACAATGTATAAATCACTTGTCGGAATTAAGTCAAAATATGATGAATTCGCAGCAAAACTTAATGATGAAGCAGTTATAAACAACATAAAAGAATATACAAAAATCAATAGAGAAATGGGTAAAATTAAGGATATTGCAAGTACTTTTGCAACCTATTTAAACCTTGAAAAAGACCTATTATCAGCAAAAGATATGCTTTCTTCAAAAGATGAAGAAGAAATTTTATTCGCCAAATCAATAATTGAGGAAAACGAATCAAAATTAATTGAACTTGAAGCTGAATTGAAAATATTAATTTTACCTAAAGATGAAAATGATGACCGCAATGTTATTATTGAAATTCGAGGAGCAGCTGGCGGTGACGAAGCCAATATTTTTGCTGGCGATTTGTTCAGAATGTATACAAAATATGCTGACGAACTAGGCTTTAAATATAAAACAATTTCTTCATCTGTTGCGAGTGCGGGCGGATTTAGCCAAATTGTTTTCATGGTAAAAGGTGAAAAAGCATATTCAAAATTAAAGTTTGAAACTGGCGTACACAGAGTTCAAAGAATACCCGCAACAGAAAGTTCAGGGAGAGTTCACACTTCAACTGCCACAGTGACAGTTATGCCCGAGTTAGATGATAGTATCGAGATAGAAATTAAAGCCTCAGATATTACTGTTGATACATTCCGTTCATCAGGAGCAGGTGGGCAAAGTGTTAATACAACCGACTCTGCAGTTAGAATTACACATATTCCAACAGGTATAGTCGTAACTTCTCAAGATGAGAGAAGTCAAATTGCCAACCGTGAAGCAGCAATGAATGTTTTAAGATCTAAAATTTACGATTTAGAAATACAAAAGAAACAAGATGAAGAGGCTGGTTATAGAAAATTAGCGGGCCATGGTGATAGAAGTGAAAAAATCAGAACCTATAACTATCCACAAGATAGGGTTACTGACCATAGAATTGGTTTTTCTACTTCTTTAAAACAAGTTATCGAAGGAAAACTTGAGCCAATTACTCAAAGTTTACTGACAGAAGAGCAAAATCAAAAAATTGCTGCAAGCGGTCTTAAATAATGCCAACAATTGAAGATTTATTACAAGAAAAACGAAGATATGGACTTGAATTATCTGTCAATGAACAAGAAAAAAAATTATTAAAAAGTGGTATGCCAATTCAATATATTATGGGATTTATTGAGTTTTCAAATACTAAAATTTTACTTAATAAAAATGTTCTAATTCCTCGCTATGAAACAGAGGAATTAGTTTGAATTGTTTTGAATAAATTTGTCCAAAACAATTCAAATTTCAATGTTTTGGACTTATGTTGCGGCTCTGGATTTATTGGTTTGTCAATCAAAAAAAATGCCAATAATATTA
The genomic region above belongs to Mycoplasmopsis bovigenitalium and contains:
- the prfA gene encoding peptide chain release factor 1: MEQTMYKSLVGIKSKYDEFAAKLNDEAVINNIKEYTKINREMGKIKDIASTFATYLNLEKDLLSAKDMLSSKDEEEILFAKSIIEENESKLIELEAELKILILPKDENDDRNVIIEIRGAAGGDEANIFAGDLFRMYTKYADELGFKYKTISSSVASAGGFSQIVFMVKGEKAYSKLKFETGVHRVQRIPATESSGRVHTSTATVTVMPELDDSIEIEIKASDITVDTFRSSGAGGQSVNTTDSAVRITHIPTGIVVTSQDERSQIANREAAMNVLRSKIYDLEIQKKQDEEAGYRKLAGHGDRSEKIRTYNYPQDRVTDHRIGFSTSLKQVIEGKLEPITQSLLTEEQNQKIAASGLK